ctaggttcaggtagttcggttaccaagtgtgaagaacaggtaaccgaacacggagttcggttaataaatgtcaAGAACATATAACCGAACACAAAGTTCGGTTTCTTTCTTTAAACACGCAGATAGCCGAACTTTAGCAATAAGATTTACATAggtatgttcggttagttcgcaaacttcaacgcaaccaagttcccaaccgaactacaggttaaaagtaacctagtattaaaagttcggttggttcgcaaacttcaacatatttagcgaatcaaccgaactgggattatatatgcatatatgcaattaggcaaacgttcggttactacgaaatttatttcttggcgaattaggtagagttcggttacgaagtttcaaaggtagagttcagttacaaagaaaacttaacatttttgagaACGAACCGAATAAAGTTCGattatatccttattttgcgaaggaaccgaacttatggacttgtgttgttctaatacaaggagttcgattaaaagtattttttgcgaatcaaccgaactttgagttcggttaagaaaaaaataattcgtgataaccgaactttttgcgacgaaaccgaacgttttatgacgtaaccgaacttttatctgagaaaaaaaaactccattaaacctctctgcaacttccattttcaactcattttgatgattacttctcatttattcaaccaaaaacgaatgacaagtaatgggtttatgagaatatctttgttaatgttttaaattaagctatatatatagaggtggtggtggttggtggtggtggtaattggaggtggtggtggtaatcggtggttggtggtggtggtaatcggcggtggtggtcggtggtggtaatcggcggtggtgggcggtggtggtgggaagagatggtggttatatacatatatatatgagtggttattaggttggttttaaattaaattaggttaagggtaggttagtcatttcaacgctttAGGACACCTCTTATAACTATACAaagggtggcctaataaaaccatggtcccctcaaaaaaaccatggtggTTGAAAAGTCATTCAAAAAGTTTATTAGTTGACTAGGCCAATGAACTTGGGCTTCACTAACATTAGTTTACAAGTTAGATAAGTTAATCAGAGCTCTAGTAAATAACCTAGTAAGCTTGAACTTGTTCCTTGAGTGTTCATTGGCATTGTGGCTACGTACTGGTACACCAATGGATCCTtgagattaagcaggtacacatTAATTTCTGGTATTTTAAACacgatactccctccgtcccattatTGAGCGATCTAGTTCAAGTtcgcacaatttttaagacaagtaaGGGAAAAAGTATTTTTAAGCACTTTTTACAAGTATACCCCTATGtataataaatagtgaaattttgaaatgatttatctctcaaactacatcacggatgttcgcaaactttgtatcatggaaaaacattttaaaacacctacgtaacgaatataaacatgactataaaattatgcatatttcttataattaattaaaaggataattttagaaatatcaccttgtttagtgatatacgTCATTTAATGGTGGGATAAAATCTAAAAGTAATTAGGTCACTTATTAGTGAGACGGAAGGAGTACTACTGTATTTACTGCAATCAATAATTTCTACAACAACACAATCGGCATATCTTGTTTTGCAATAATATGCATATGGACGAGATGACAACTAAAACGTACTCCATGCCAAGGCGAACGGAACCCTTTACTGCCCCAAGTGGTGCATTAATTACCGTCGATAATTCTGGGAATCTCATTATTAGTGGCTAGAGATAAACGTGATAAGTGACGAAAGCTGGATTGGAGCACTTATACCAATAGCCTAGAACATTCCTACCCCGAGTTTTTACTACTATAATCACATGGTAATTAACGGTAATAAACACCCACTACCCTAATTAATCAACTCAACAAATATCTCCTGCCTCTCTATTCATCTATAAATATCTCCACCATCCATTCTCCCATTTCCACACTCTCACAACCTAAACACAAAACAgaaagtttttagggtttctgaatctccACCCACCACTCTAATGGCTTCCAACAAAATCCACCACTTGAGACAATCAGGTACATACATATTTTCTAGACTTTGCAATTATGGTTTATATTGTTTGATTATTAGTATTTTTAACATGGATTGATTTTGTATGCTCATGTGTTTGATTGATTCTGCAGCCATGGAAGCTGGAGATCCTGGCAAATATTATATCAATCCGTCTGAGAAACTGATGAGCATAGCATCTAAATGGAGAGTTGTAGAATATGAAGATTCTATTGAGGTGATTTTCGATGATGCTGCTTTGGGGAAGAGTCCTGTTTTTGCCAGATGCTACAACTATCAGGCTATTGGCGATTCTGTAAACAAGGATGACGAGTTCGGTTTCATAATGAATACTGATTATCTTGATGCTAGGAAAATTGATATTGAGATGAAAGATGGCTTTACAAAGTTTTACGTTcctaaaatcaaagttgaagaaaacaagaagaaggtTGCTGGATTGCAGGTTTGAGTAGTAGTAGTATGAGAAATTGAAGGTGGGTTCTTCTAGATCTTGGTTTTTATGAAAATTTCTTTCTAGTCCTTTTCTACTTGTTCTAGGATTTCTGGTTTTATTTTCTAGCTAGGGTTTTTGAGAGTAGTTACGTTGAGATTGGTACTTTTATAATCATCATCAGGAGGCTTAATTAATGATGAATATCAGCATATAAAACATGATGTACTCCTTCTGTGTGATGGATTAATTAGTACTATTCGGTTTCTGTAATGAACGAAAATTTCATGGAGTAATTAGCTTCAAAACTGAAAGAAGGTGTCGGCCATGAAAATgcagattttattttgtttgttataATCTCTGTGTTTTAGTGATAGGGGCAAAAGTGGACTATTTTCTTTGTCTTACTGAAAATTCCGTACGTCCAGGAAAAGCCAGAGATGAGCTATAATCTGTAGATATCAGAGTCACAGTTTTGATTCCTAGTGCACCTGTTTTCTTCTTCCCAAAAAATATTACTACTACCTATTACTTGACTGAGCCAACTCACTATTGCCTCTTCCATGGTGATCCATTTGCTATTACTTGACTGAGCCAAATGTTTCAGATCCCTGTGAACGAAACAAAGAAAATGTTTCTCTTACAATCTAATCATGTGCTATGCGTATCTAATTATGAATAATCATGCTTCAAGTTTCTTTGCTTACATTGAAAGATGAATAATTAAAATTCAATTTCTTCACTCCAATCTAACAAAAGAGGCATTACAGTTCCTATGTATCCTGTAATGAACGTCAGTACTGAAACCATGCACAATGCATCCAAGAGCTCCTCCATTCTAGCTTACCCTGGCTGGCTGGCTCCGGCCATTCTATGGTGCAGATAAGGTATTAAGCGGATTCTAAGACACAAAGAACAGGAATTTTAATTAGCCTGCGTGAGTTGGATAATATTTACTCAGCCCCGCGCGATAATTGTTTGTGTAAAATCAACATTATTGCTCCTCATAGTAAAGCTAAAACAGCGATAATAAAGCTTATATTATCTCCATTAATTAATATTACTTGACTCACAAATGACAGTTTGAGTCTCTCACTCTTGTAAATCCAAATTCAATGCAAGGGCAAAACGTGAAAGTCCACTTAAGCTAGAAAAAGAACTTCCCTTAATGTGCAACTTATCCTTGAAAGCCAACATACCATCTTAACTATGCAGCGGCGCCCCTTTGAAATCTAGCTTTGGCTAGAAACATAATAAGCTGGACTAGACTAGAGCACTTGATGGATCCTACTATCAAGTGCTATCAAGCTAGGGTGGCTAGAAAGATAAAAAGCCAACATATACAGACAGACCAATAGGTAATTAATATCCTAGAAAATTCCTCCCCCGAATTAAATTAGTGTTCATTTGTGTTTCTTTTATCTATTTTTGCAGTTGTTGATTCAAGTATATACAGCTTCAAAATTCAGACGGTTCATTTTGATGGTGTTGGCCATGGAAACACAGAAATTACCAATGTGCTAGATTGcgaaatattttctttgtttgagtgattaaaaaaaaaaaaaaaggagtaaaTGGTTCCGTACGCCCATGAAGAAATACAGAGATCGGCTGTGAATCACGGATTTGTTTTGCAGTGCTGGGTTCTCTTTTGGTGTCTATGAAAATATATATTCATTAAAGACAAGTTAGAGAAATTCAAATTTAATGGTCTTGTACGTACGACCATGAAACACACAAAATTCAGCTAGCTAGCTATAACGTGTAGACTGCATAGCGTGGCGTAGGTTTTGGGCAGTAGTGCATCAGTAAATCAGCTTTTGCTGTCCTCCTTAGATGAAAGCTTAAAATGGACATTCTCAAAAGATAAGGGTCAAAGTAAAGTAGCACATGAATCAAAATGTACTATTATACGTGATTTATATTTTATACGATGAGTCGAAAGGAATTTACCATCACTGAGGTTTATATCCCTGTATACGATGAGTAAATCAGGTTTATATCACTGACCGTCTATCATAAAAGCTAGAGATAAAAGCCGGAGCAGTTGATCGGCCCTGCTTTTACATTATTAATTACTAATGCAATTAGTAGCAATAATTCCAAGGAAATTAACTTATCAAGTTATCAACAAATATCTCGTGCTGCCACATTAAATATCAAGAGTCAAGACCCCATTCTCTCGTGCCCTTACACTCACACAGCCAAAAAGTTTCTGCGTTTCTTAACCTTCACCACTGTAATGGCTTCCAAAATCCATATCTTCAGGAAATCAGGTATATATTCTCTAGACTTTGCAATCAAAACTTTTCTTTTCTGATTTATTATTTCTAACATGGATTAACTTTTTATGATGATGTATTTGATTCAGCCATGGAAGCTGGAACCCCTGAGAAGTATTATATCAATCCATCTGAGAAACTGATGAGCATGGTACCTGATTGGAGAGTTGTAGAACATGAAAATGCTATTGAGTTGATTTCCAACAGGGTTGTTTATAAGGGTGCTTTGATTTTTGGCAGAATATACAACAATCAAGCTATTCACGATTCTGAAAACAAGTATGATGACTACAGTTACATTATGAATACTGATTTCTTGATGTTGAGAAATTGGAGTGGGAGATTAAAGATGGCATTGCAAAGACTTACATTcctaaaatcaaagttgaagacgacaagaagaagaataagaagaatgtTGTTGGATCGAGTTCAGCCTAAGCAGTACTAGTATTAGTAGTAAGAAAAATGGAAGGTGGGTTCTCTTTGGCTTTTATGAAATtactttcagttttttttttcttctgttgttTCTAGGATTTCTGGTTTTAGTTAATTTCTAGCGAGGGAGTTTCAAGTGTTATGTCTAAATTGGTTTTAATGATCATCGGAGGTCTTGATGGTGAATATCAGCATATAACACGAGATGTAgtccttccatttcattaatgaaaaatttcatggattagtagtactattcatttctgtcatcttttTTTCGCCATTGTTGATTCAAGTATAAATGTATACCTTCAAAGTAAAATGCAGAAATTGCCAAAAAAACTAGATTGAGAACTTGTGTTGTGTaatttttgtgtgttttttagTAATAGGGGCAAAGGAGAAATATTATCTTTGCTTTAGTTAAAATTCTCATCGAAAAGATTAAATGCCTCCGTACGTCCATTAAACTGAGGCTCAGAGATCAGCTATATATATAAGAGTCTATATTGTTCCTTAATGAAACGGTTCCTTGTTTCTCAAAAAAGCAGAGTCTAGGTTTAGTTTTGTGTAAAATCAGTATTCTGTAAAATCAGCGTTTATTGTTCTCCTCGTTATGGGTGAAAGCTTAAAATGGAAATTCTCAAGAGATAAAGTTGACCGTGAaagtaaaaattattattatttgactTGCCCAACTAAACTAAATCTcgtgaattctttctttttttttaaataacattCGAGTACAAGCACCATGAGGGTCTTGCCATCAAAGAATTTATTTGTAGCTGCGCAAGGAACTTGGACTTCACCGACATAGTTTTTGTGCCACATACTTGAAATTAAGTCTCTAAATGTTATGTAAACCAAGAGATCCTTGGGATTAAGAAATCTCATTTAGGTAAAATCATCTCTCAAAATCAATATATATCACAGTTGCTCATGAAACTTTGCATCCCATGGAAACTAGTAAAAGGAAAAATGGTTATATGGCAATGAAATTGGACCTTCCAAAAACCTTTGACAGACATGAATGAGATTTTATCATTAAGATTTTTAGTAGTTTAGGTTTTTTTGAAGAATTTTATGATATTTTACTTGCTTGtatttcctctgtttcttatgtTGTTTTTGTTAATGGTAAGCCATAAGAGATTTTCTTTCCCATTAGAGGAATTAGACAGGGTGACCCTTTCTCGCCATCCATCTTTATAATTTGTACGGAAGCGCTTTCTAGGCTTTTATAGCAAGCAGAAATTAAAGTGAAATTAGTGGTATTAAAGTTACTAAGAGTTGCCCATCCGTTTCTCACCTTTTTTTGgcagataattcctttttatTCACTTTTGCTAGCGTCCTACAAGCTCACAACTTATTGGACGTGTGTAAAATATTTAGTGATTCCTCATGACAGCTTACTAAATACTAGAAGTCTATATATGACTTACTCTAGTAAAAAGGTTCAAAATAAGCATTGTACACTGCTAGCTAGGATTCTCAAAGTAAATAAAATTACAGAAAATGATACTTATCTAGGTACCATTCTCTTCTTTAATAGAGCTAAATCCTTTAATTACCAGAAGATGTTAGAGATAGTCTATAGTAGAACTCCGGGATGGAAAGTCAAATTCTTCTCACAAGCAATTTGAACAACCCTCGTAAAATCTGTCACTACTGCCATGCCTATGTTCCTGGTGATGTGTTTCTCCCTCCCTAAGAAAAGTTTAGATAAAGTGGATGCTCTtcaaagagatttctggtggaaaaaaaaacagaaataacAGAGCGATTTACATAAAAGCTTGGGACTCTATGTGTACTAGTAAAGCTAGTAGTGGTCTAGGGATCAAAAATCCTCATAAGTTTAATCTTGCGCTTTTAACTAAGCTAGCTTGGAGGTTAATCAAAAATCCAGATAAATTGTGGAGTATTATCTTTAAATGtaaatattttcctaaaaatgatcctataaaatataagaaaaattCTGTAGAATTCTGGGTTTAGACTAGTGTTTGTAAGGGTTTAGAAATTACCAAAGAAAAACATAGTTGGGTAACATGAAATTGTGAAGATATGTACATTTGGACTGATAAATGGATCTCAAATAGTGATTACCCTGAACCTAAAAATAATACCACTCATATATTTCATCAAAAGATCTCAGGTTTAATCACCACAACATGAAAAGTGAGAGGATAGTATAATAAATGATAGGTTTGATATAGATAcgattaagaaaatcaaaatgattgaaccaaATAATAttgaaaacaagaattgtttgAAATGGGCAGGTTCTTTAAATGGAGAGATTTCTGTTAGATCAACCTAGAATTATTTATATAACGGAAATCATTTAGAAAGTAAAGTAGAATGGGATGGAATTTGGAAATTAAATGTTATGCCCAGAGTTCTAATGTTTCTTTGGAAATTTTTAAGTGACTGCCTTCCAGTCAGAGAAAAATTATGCAGATATATTCCTATTGATATTCAATGTGCTCTCCCTTACGTAATAATGCTTTTAGGGAAAATTTTGACCATTTACTTTTAGAATGTCTTTTCTCCGAAGCTATTGGGAGAACAATGCCGTTTACTTCTGTTCTTTTTATAGGAGAACCAATTTAGACTTTAAATCTTGGTGTATTTTTTGGTTAAAAGACAGAGAAAATATAAATGCTTATGCCTACAttctctaagttatttggaaataCAGGTGTGGAGTAGTCTTTGATAAATTAAACCAAACCCAGAAACAAGCTATTTGCTTCCtaactcttcttttcttctttacctCCCTCTCCCCCTGGCGATTTCCGGTGAGTAAAGCCCTAGCTCTGGCAACCTTCAACTGCTCGGATCTGCTCCTTTTGGAGTGGATTTGAGCAGTACCCATCTTTTCCTTTTAGTTTAAGAAAGTTTTTTCATAGATTAGCTAGGTATTCGatgttttttaggtttagttttggAATTTATTCCCCCTTGCCATCGGAAAGTTGTCTCCATCTTCATGGTGATTCTTTCTATGCTTTCATAGCATCTTCAATCGACTTTCATGGTCGTTCTTTGTtaatgttcatggggttcaagaTTATCGGTGATGTTCTCCGGCGGCCGGAATCTTCATCGGAATATTCAAGACTCAaagcaaatcactcctattttggagtatctctttctcaagaacaagaaaatcaacaaaaatggTGGACTTGTGATCCACAATCCATTTCTCCTCCGATTCAATCGGTTCTTACATATACTCTTATAGTCATTTTCCGgtattctttctcttttctttctagaATACTTGGTTGTGTACTAGTATTGTATGGTATTTCTTTGCTACTCTATCTTGATATCTTGAAACTCTTTGTAAACTTAACATTGAATTACTAATGAAGAGTTGGTCTTTTATCAATAATGACATTTCTTTGAGACCAGCAGATATTCTAGTGCATAACTGGGAAAATGGTCATGATGTTTGCTTTGATGTGACGATTGTCTCGCTCTTTGCAGGAGGAGGCCGCGTTTCGGAGTTGGGACAAACTCTCAAGGAGGCTGTCATTCGAAAGAACACTAAGTATTTGGAGAAATGCACTTCACAAGGGTATGGTTTCGAGGCATTGGCCTTTACTACTCTTGGTGAGCTGGGGTtgaaacaaataattttattaagcACCTTCGCAATTATATGGCCAGCCAGGATGCTAATGTGCGTATAGGGGAGTTTCTTTTTCATAGGTTAAGTGTGGTAGTACAAAAAGGAGTTGAAGCCCAACTTGTTGTTAGGCTCCCGACTAGCTTCTTGTCTGATGAAAACccctttcaataattgtatttcaaaaataattaaataaataaataaaaaaaaaacctaacccaGCAGATCTAATTAAAACTATACAAAAGGAACTTAACTTAAAAATGATTCTTGGACTAAAGATAAATAGTgaatagaaataaaaataaagcagTCTGTGAATGAAGGATCTGGGTGCAAATTTTTTATGTTTCAAATAACAGAAATGTCATTATGTTTGATGTTGTTTTTAAAAAGGATACTAAAAATTATGTCTTTCCCATGATATTGTTCAACAATAATGGTTTGATCGTTGATTTTACAAGAGGAACCGGAAGATCATGTAACAACTCAGAAGAAGCAAAGGCTAGAGCCTGTAGAGCATCCAtatgatgggaaaaagaaatcgGCCTAGATAAGCTTTTTAAATGATAATCTCAATATGATCTAGGAtacgaaggaaggaaaatttgttattaataaataaataagcttgttaggcttccaactacctaatgtaatactctttatctaataataaataaaaatgttaaatgacacaacaaaataaaaatattataaagatTAACTTATTAAATTTTCTCTCGAGATCCGTATTCATCTTGAATATCATATCTAAAGGTTAGAAGATTCCCCCTTATAAAAACTGTCACGAGGGTGACCTCGTCATAGCAGGACTCTTAACTGTAATATTAACCATTATACTAATTAATCAACTCAACATGTATTTTCCCTCTTCCTCTATACATATCAGAACCCCATCATTCTCTCCCATTTCGACACTCACACAaccagaaaagaagaaagaaagtttCCTGGGTTTCTGAATCTCTACCCACTATTGTAATGGCTTCCAACAAAATCCACCTCTTGAGGCAatcaggtatatatatatattccagaTTTTACTATATGatgatttttagtatttttaacaTGGATTAATTTTGTATGCTCGTGTGTCTTCACACTCTGATCTAACAAAACTATAATGGGCATCAATACTGAAACCATGCATGATGCATTCCTCCAAGGCCTCCTCCACCCTAGCTTACGCTGGCTCCGGCCATTACTCCGCCACTGTTATGTATTGTATGGTGCAGACAAGGTATTAAGTAGCGGATTGTAAGAcacaaaggataaaacttttagCAGAAGATGGCGCAATTGGTTGAGGTTTTGTTATTCCACTTCTTTTTTCTCTGTACTTATTAATGGGTCCTCCTTCGGTTATTTCACTAGTACAAGAGGTGTTAGACAAGGTTGTCCGATTTCTCCTCTTTTGTTTAATATAGCAATGGAAGGTTTCTCGAGATACATGGATAGGGCTGCTAATCAAAGTTTATTCAGTGGTTTTTCAGTTTCTCCAAACAGTATTACTGTTAATCACCTTCATTATGCTGATGATACTATTTTTTTTATAGATAATAGTAAGGAGGAGTTACATAATTTGTTTTCAGCACTACAATGTTTCGAGTATATTGCTGGTTTGAAGGTCAATACTTCTAAAACCAGACTCGTAGCTGTTGGTGATGTACCAGATTTAACTATCTGGGCTACTGAATTTGGTTGCTCAACAGATTCTCTACCCTTGATATACTTAGGGTTGCCGCTTGGTGCAAAGCCTGGTTCTAAGAGTATTTGGGATCCGATTCTTGAGAAGTTTGATGCTCGTCTATCTACTTGGAGAAGAATAAATTTATCTAGGGGAGTTAAGTTGGTACTTCTGAAAAGTATTTTATCTTCATTACCTACGCATTATTTCTCTCTGTTTAAGGCGCCAATTTCTATCATTAAAGCGCTTGAGAAAAAGATGCGTAATTTTTTGTGGGAATATAAAGAGGGTGCAAAAACATCACATTTAGTTAACTGGGACTTGGTTCAAGCTACAAAAGAAAGAGGCGGGTTGGGATTATGTAATCTGCGTTTAATGAATCTAGCCATGTTAGCTAAATGGGGGTGGAGATTTGGTGTTGAGAAAAATAAACTTTGGTATAAGATAATAAAAGATAAGTATGGTGCTGATTTCTCTTTTTGGTTACCGGGGAAAGTTTCACAATCTTACGGGGTTTCTTGTTGGCGTGTGATTGCTGACGCTGCGAGGTTAGTAGGAGAAAATTCTACCTTATTTTTGCATTCAGGGAGACAAATTTCTTTTTGGAATGATGTCTGGTGTGGGCTGCTTCCATTAGCTACTGTCTCCCCTAATCTTTACAAGCTTTGTCGAAATAGAAATGCAAAAGTTGCTCAAATGAGATCTGGTGACGGTAGCTGGCAGTTCGACTTCAAACGTGTACTTTCTGGTGTTGAGGTTGATGAATACGCCTTACTACTTACGGTCGTTGGTGATTCCCCGCCTATCCTTGATGGATTAACGGACACTAGGAGGTGGACCTTGCATTCTTCGGGTGTCTTTTCTATTAAAACCCTATACTTGAAACTGGTTGAGTCTGCGGGTGTCGACAATTTCCCACTTTTGTTCGTTTGGAAAACGTCGATCCCTCCTAAGGTAAATATATTCGTCTGGAGTTTGGTTCATGGGAAATTAAACACGAAGGATATGCTCTTACACAAAGGAATGGCAGTAGATAACTTCTGTGCGCTTTGTGGTTGCAATGATGAGACACAAGATCACCTTTTTCTTCATTGCAGGGTTGCCTTCAGGGTGTGGTCACTACTACTCCCAAGTTCGTGTTGCACTTGGGTCACGCCAAGGAATATTAAGTCTCTGGCTAATTGTTGGTATCACCCGAATTTCACCTCCAATAGAAATTACATCTGGAGCTTAATCCCAGCAGCTATATTCTGGTGTTTATGGACTGAACGAAACAACCGCATATTCAATGTCAATCACGTCTACAAGACAGATGATGACCTAGGTACTGAGGCTAAAACCTTAATTCTCCTTTGGTCTTCTGCAGCAGGGAAAAGAGTTCATGTGAACTTCTCAAGTTCAGTGACGACGGATTGGGAAAATTTATTCTTATAacttgtcttgttttttttttt
This genomic stretch from Papaver somniferum cultivar HN1 chromosome 5, ASM357369v1, whole genome shotgun sequence harbors:
- the LOC113277976 gene encoding uncharacterized protein LOC113277976, with protein sequence MASNKIHHLRQSAMEAGDPGKYYINPSEKLMSIASKWRVVEYEDSIEVIFDDAALGKSPVFARCYNYQAIGDSVNKDDEFGFIMNTDYLDARKIDIEMKDGFTKFYVPKIKVEENKKKVAGLQV
- the LOC113277977 gene encoding uncharacterized protein LOC113277977 → MASKIHIFRKSAMEAGTPEKYYINPSEKLMSMVPDWRVVEHENAIELISNRVVYKGALIFGRIYNNQAIHDSENKYDDYSYIMNTDFLMLRNWSGRLKMALQRLTFLKSKLKTTRRRIRRMLLDRVQPKQY